One Phormidium ambiguum IAM M-71 genomic window, CTGTCTTGACCTCATAGCCCGATTAATAAAGCCTCAAAAGATTTACCACTATGGTACGCAAGGAGATAATCAACACGGTATTGATATCGTTGCTGATTTGAACAATGGCGAGAAATGGGCATTTCAATGCAAGCAGTGGCAACGGTTTAATCGGAGTGATGCTACAAAAGTTATTGAAAAGGCAAAGGAGTTTGAGGCTGATCGCTACATCTTACTTCTGAGCCGTGTGGCAAGTGTCGAAGTTCGGGATGTTATTACTAGCCATCCAACATGGGAAGTCTGGGATGTGCGGGATATCTCACAAAAGGTACGCGATTTGGCTAGTAGTTCTTTAGAATGTGCCCGTCGTCTTGTGAGGGATCACTTCCATCCAGAATGGCAAAACGCATTTTTAGGAATTTCCAAGTTAAATCCGTTTGTTGCCTCAGAAGATTTCTTCCATAGTTGGCTTAATGCCAATAAACTATTCAACCACACTTGGAAACTGGAAGGACGTGAGGATGCCCTCAAAAGCTTGCATGAGTTTGTAGTATCAAGTGATGAGCAGATTGCAATTTTGCCTGGACGGGGTGGTATTGGTAAAACTAAGCTACTCTATGAATTTGCGGAGACTTTTGAACACGCTGACTTTCTGCTTTGGTTTGTAAAAGATGAACCTGTTACTCCTGAAAATGCAGATAGTTTGCCGCTCTACTCGTGTGTAATTGTGTTAGATGATGCTCACCAACGCGATGAGCAAGATGTAATAACCTTGTGCAATTTAGTTCAAAACCGCACTCGGAGTAACCATCCCAAAGTTAAACTAATTCTTTCCTCTCGTCCTCATGCAGTCCAATCTCTTCAAACACAGTTAGATCGAAAAGGAGTTGACTACTTAAAATTGGATGAACTCAAAGAGTTGGAGCGATCAGAGATGAAAGCATTGGCAGGTCAGGCGCTTGGGCAGGATTATGCTCACTTTGCCGATCAATTAGCAGCCATCTCCCATGATTCTCCTTTAGTAACAGTGATAGGTGGTCGATTATTAGCTGAACAATCAATTCCTCTCAGTTTATTAGAGCGGAATGAAGATTTTCGGCGCAATGTGCTCAGTCGTTTTGAAGATGTTCTAATTGGACAAGTCAGCCAGCAAATTAGTCCTGGACTTTGTAAGAAGATACTAGAGCTAATAGCCGCTACTGCACCTATCCGCTTGGCTGATGGACAGTTTCAAGGAACAGCAATAGAGTTTCTCAAGATTGAGAAGAGAGAATTAATTGAGAGTATAAGTGTTTTGGAAAAGGCAGGAGTTTTACTGCGTCGTTTTAATAAACTAAGAATTACTCCTGATGTGCTTGCTGACCATATCCTGCATAACGCTTGCTTAACTGAGCAGGGAGATTCCACAGGATATGCACAAGAGATATTTGAAGCGTTCCGAGAGATTTGCTCAGCGCAAATACTTCGCAACTTATCTGAGTTAGATTGGCGAATTCGCTTTATCAGTGAACAGAAAACTGATTTACTTGATACTGTTTTGCAGAGGCTCAAAGAAGAGTTTAAACAAGCTTCTAATCTAGATCGATGCAGGTTCCTAGAATTAATTAAAGAAATTGCATATTACCAACCAGAGTATTCATTAGAGATTGTGCAACTTGTCATGCGTCATCCTGCTACGATGCCAGAGGATGAAAGCGTTTCTGAGCGCTATCGTTTTACACATTCTAATGTACTGTCTAAACTACCAGAAATCCTCAACCGGATCAGCTACACCCTTGACTTTGTGCCCGTGTGTTGTGATCTCCTATGGCAGCTTGGAAGGGATGATTCAAGTAGACCATACAACAATCCTCCTGAATCAATAAGGATACTGATTGAGTTAGCTAAATACAGCGCAAATAAGTCAATCAAATTTAATTGGCAGGTTCTTGAGGCAGTTGAGAGATGGCTTCAAGAACCTAATGTTCATGACTATATCTATTCTCCTTTAGATATCCTCGATTCATTCCTAGAGAAAGACATTGAGCACAACGATTACGATGGCAGAAGTCTTACAATCAGCATTTTTTTAGTAGATTATAAAATCACTCAAACGCTTCGCAGTAAAGCTCTCAAACTCATTGAAGATTTACTATATTCAAATAACGTCAAGGTTTCTTTGAGAGCATTAGAGAGTTTAAGGAAAGCACTTGAAGAACTACACGATCGAACTAGTAAACCACTTGAAGAAGTAAATCGATGGTGGGAACCTGA contains:
- a CDS encoding restriction endonuclease, with amino-acid sequence MPRGGKRKGTGRPKSSGESREPTKTVRVPLSFAEKIPKLLKQHQEENSVGDLKLPAKAHEECLPLEGLAWDAFEAFCLDLIARLIKPQKIYHYGTQGDNQHGIDIVADLNNGEKWAFQCKQWQRFNRSDATKVIEKAKEFEADRYILLLSRVASVEVRDVITSHPTWEVWDVRDISQKVRDLASSSLECARRLVRDHFHPEWQNAFLGISKLNPFVASEDFFHSWLNANKLFNHTWKLEGREDALKSLHEFVVSSDEQIAILPGRGGIGKTKLLYEFAETFEHADFLLWFVKDEPVTPENADSLPLYSCVIVLDDAHQRDEQDVITLCNLVQNRTRSNHPKVKLILSSRPHAVQSLQTQLDRKGVDYLKLDELKELERSEMKALAGQALGQDYAHFADQLAAISHDSPLVTVIGGRLLAEQSIPLSLLERNEDFRRNVLSRFEDVLIGQVSQQISPGLCKKILELIAATAPIRLADGQFQGTAIEFLKIEKRELIESISVLEKAGVLLRRFNKLRITPDVLADHILHNACLTEQGDSTGYAQEIFEAFREICSAQILRNLSELDWRIRFISEQKTDLLDTVLQRLKEEFKQASNLDRCRFLELIKEIAYYQPEYSLEIVQLVMRHPATMPEDESVSERYRFTHSNVLSKLPEILNRISYTLDFVPVCCDLLWQLGRDDSSRPYNNPPESIRILIELAKYSANKSIKFNWQVLEAVERWLQEPNVHDYIYSPLDILDSFLEKDIEHNDYDGRSLTISIFLVDYKITQTLRSKALKLIEDLLYSNNVKVSLRALESLRKALEELHDRTSKPLEEVNRWWEPEQLEILDIIHSFITSDIEPLIQLEAIKKLDWYARWSSLSTVQQKAQNIIASIPCADELKLTGTLTGNYWWNPQVDDFRLNWGEREQAINLINKDLAESFLKKYPSPQQGIQILNERLQVITANEGNISTSFFTSLAVLNPSYSLELCEQVLEIGDSPLAIHIASILYQVRKFNIERAIKVFQTAIDSGISSFCRAFAEKYWAWESDIAPDTFRNLIQILLIHPALEVRKSAIASLAMLIQSQSHLAISLALNVEINESTELGEKLFNAFSENSLELLKEEELRILLCKLERVRNLSGYHISEFLVYAVKKIPSFVLQLILKRIDIRVEKDNINYEPLPSTYYENCLHYLSSAEEYEDILKEIRDRWFNQRLRMTFSEDSKDSISNEVLHSFKLEPLYKELYKEASFAFIEESKRDISPTSLRVLNEWINSEDVEKIRDASRLIKEFHVGFIFSHLEFVSNLLEKAYRAGDECYEAVRSNLLGIAASREKMGIPGQPFPEDVRLRDQASAVAKQFLKGSPVRKFFDSLAEYAESDIRSQQMFDEERWG